A single Dreissena polymorpha isolate Duluth1 chromosome 14, UMN_Dpol_1.0, whole genome shotgun sequence DNA region contains:
- the LOC127857521 gene encoding cysteine sulfinic acid decarboxylase-like → MSTGDGTDRKVTFKGIDFESPDVRQFLDNVHKLIVDDVLVRSTSRENKVVNFRDPVELQELLDLTISPDGAEHDTLVEACKNVIEYSAKTGHPRFFNQLYSGLNAYGLAGSWLADSLNTNIHTFEASPVFVIMELSLLQKICGILGYENGDGVFCPGGSFSNIMAMHLARYKVAPEVKTAGMYGMKKMRFYTSDEAHYSLVKGAMFLGMGLDSVVRVATDELGKMKPEVLEARIQEDLKMGHLPAMVMATAGTTVLGAYDLLEALADVCDRYGVWLHCDACWGGGALLSDKHRHLMAAVHRTHSLAWNFHKMSGAPIQSSAFLVNEKGLMEECNQFKAEYLFQPDKCYDTSYDIGDKTVQCGRKVDSLKLWLLWKAVGDAGMAAVVDNCFQNAQYLAEKMKQTDGFRLVIPEFECANVCFWYIPESLRGQEETPDWWQKISKVGPAIKERMVREGSMMMGYTPLTCKGHVNFFRIILANAKSDRTDMDFVVSEIERLGKDL, encoded by the exons GCATTGACTTTGAAAGCCCGGATGTACGTCAATTCCTGGACAACGTTCATAAGTTGATAGTTGACGATGTTTTGGTGAGAAGCACTAGCAGGGAAAACAAGGTGGTCAACTTCCGGGATCCGGTGGAACTCCAG GAACTATTAGATCTTACAATATCGCCGGATGGTGCTGAACATGACACACTTGTCGAAGCCTGCAAGAACGTCATTGAGTATTCCGCAAAAACGG GCCACCCGcggtttttcaaccaactgtaCAGTGGTCTGAACGCGTACGGCCTGGCCGGATCGTGGCTCGCAGACTCACTCAATACAAACAT CCACACGTTCGAGGCATCGCCTGTCTTCGTCATTATGGAGCTGTCCCTGCTGCAGAAGATATGCGGGATACTTGGCTATGAGAATGGGGACGGGGTATTCTGTCCTG GTGGCTCCTTCTCCAACATTATGGCGATGCACTTGGCGCGCTACAAGGTGGCACCGGAAGTGAAGACTGCGGGAATGTACGGCATGAAGAAGATGAGATTTTATACTTCTGATGAG GCCCATTACTCGCTGGTGAAGGGAGCCATGTTTCTCGGTATGGGCTTGGACAGCGTTGTCAGGGTAGCTACTGACGAGCTCGGGAAAATGAAACCGGAAGTGCTTGAGGCGAGAATCCAAGAGGATTTAAAGATG GGTCACCTACCAGCCATGGTGATGGCGACTGCGGGTACCACGGTGCTGGGAGCCTACGACCTGCTAGAGGCGCTGGCTGACGTGTGCGACAGATACGGCGTCTGGCTGCATTGCGAT GCGTGCTGGGGAGGTGGCGCCCTTCTGTCGGACAAACACAGACATCTCATGGCGGCCGTTCACAG GACGCATTCACTCGCCTGGAATTTTCACAAGATGTCAGGAGCGCCCATACAGAGTTCTGCCTTTCTTGTGAACGAAAAA GGTCTGATGGAGGAATGCAATCAATTTAAAGCGGAGTACTTGTTTCAACCCGATAAATGTTACGACACATCTTACGATATcg GAGACAAAACGGTCCAGTGCGGACGGAAGGTGGACTCGCTCAAGCTATGGTTGCTATGGAAAGCAGTCGGTGACGCCGGCATGGCAGCCGTGGTGGACAACTGCTTTCAGAACGCGCA GTATCTAGCCGAGAAGATGAAACAGACAGACGGGTTCCGCCTGGTTATTCCAGAA TTCGAGTGTGCTAATGTCTGTTTCTGGTACATACCGGAGTCCTTGCGAGGCCAAGAGGAAACCCCGGATTGGTGGCAGAAAATATCCAAG GTCGGCCCCGCAATTAAGGAACGCATGGTGCGCGAGGGAAGCATGATGATGGGTTACACACCACTGACATGCAAAGGGCACGTCAACTTCTTCCGTATTATTCTGGCTAATGCAAAGAGCGACCGGACGGACATGGACTTTGTTGTCTCTGAAATCGAACGGCTTGGAAAAGATCTCTGA